The DNA region ACCATGTCGCGGACGTCCTGGCGAGTCTGCGCATACGGCGCGATCGGTGCGCACACCGCGATGCCGCCGTGCTTGGTCACCTCGGACGCGACGAAGCCGATGCGGCGGATGTTCAGGTCGCGGTGCTCCTTGGAGAAGCCGAGCTCGGACGACAGGTGCTTGCGCACCAGGTCGCCGTCCAGGAAGGTGATCGACCGGCCGCCGAGCTCCAGCAGCTTGGTCTGCAGCACGTTGGCGATCGTCGACTTGCCCGACCCCGACAGCCCGGTGAAGAACACCGTGAAGCCCTGGCGGTCACGCGGCGGATGCGTGCGGCGCAGCTCCTCCGCCACGGCCGGGAACGTGAACCAGCTCGGGATCTCCTCTCCGGTCTGCAGCTTCTCGCGCAGCTGCGTGCCGGAGATCGACGCCGTCCTCGTGCTCGCGGGTACCTCGTCGACTGGCGCGTAGCGCCCTTTGTCGGGCAGGTACACCATGAGCTGGAAGGGCACCATCTCGATGCCCAACTCGTCGGTGTGCTTCTTGAGCAGCTCCTGGGCGTCGTAGGGGCCGTAGAACGGCGTGCCGTTGGAGTCGCTGCCCGGGCCGGCATGGTCGCGACCGACGATCAGGTGGGTGCAGCCGAAGTTCTTGCGGATGATGGCGTGCCACAGCGCCTCCCGCGGGCCACCCATGCGCATCGCCAGCGGCAGCAGCGACAGCTCGGCGAGGTGGTCGGGGTAGGTCTCGAGCAGCGCCTCGTAGCAGCGCACGCGCGTGTAGTGGTCGACGTCACCGGGCTTGGTCATGCCGACGACTGGGTGGAGCAGCAGCGCGGCTTCGGCATCGCGGGCCGCACGCAGCGTCAGCTCCTGGTGCGCGCGGTGCATCGGGTTGCGCGTCTGGAAGGCGACGACGCGGTCCAGGCCTCGGTCGTCGAACCGCTGGCGCAGCTGCGCCGGGGTCAGGCGGCGGTCGACGAAGTCGTAGTGCACCGGCCGGTGGACACCCTCGATCGTCCCGCCGACGTAGAAGGGGTGGGTGCGCCGTAGCACGTGCTCGGCGCCCGGGTGCTCGCTGTTGGTGGTGCCGA from Euzebyales bacterium includes:
- a CDS encoding bifunctional sulfate adenylyltransferase/adenylylsulfate kinase; amino-acid sequence: TSIRAERYMTALNPPHGGTLVNLLVDDARALELRKQAKAWPSWDLTPRQLCDLELLLDGGFSPLRGFMTEADHASVRADMRLTDGTLWSMPITLDVDADTAEALAPGGSLALRDQEGVMLAVLHVEDVYQPDRVAEAAAVFGTTNSEHPGAEHVLRRTHPFYVGGTIEGVHRPVHYDFVDRRLTPAQLRQRFDDRGLDRVVAFQTRNPMHRAHQELTLRAARDAEAALLLHPVVGMTKPGDVDHYTRVRCYEALLETYPDHLAELSLLPLAMRMGGPREALWHAIIRKNFGCTHLIVGRDHAGPGSDSNGTPFYGPYDAQELLKKHTDELGIEMVPFQLMVYLPDKGRYAPVDEVPASTRTASISGTQLREKLQTGEEIPSWFTFPAVAEELRRTHPPRDRQGFTVFFTGLSGSGKSTIANVLQTKLLELGGRSITFLDGDLVRKHLSSELGFSKEHRDLNIRRIGFVASEVTKHGGIAVCAPIAPYAQTRQDVRDMVEAGGGFVLVHVSTPLEVCEERDRKGLYAKAREGIIKEFTGISDPYEEPTDAELTIDTTTCSPQEAAARIIGYLTAEGYVASSGRS